A window from Lachnoanaerobaculum umeaense encodes these proteins:
- the aroE gene encoding shikimate dehydrogenase, with amino-acid sequence MISANTKVYGIVGNPISHSLSPLLQNALAKEMNIDMKYVAFHVNENIKEAIKGAFFLGIQGFNVTIPFKKDMLEIVSEIDDRAKNIGAINTLIRVANGYKGYNTDILGLGMSLENNRFNIKDKNIILLGAGGAAKAALYLAIEKSAKSITIINRNKKKADELRAEVDFSDISTISLEELKADINLLEYDNYFVFQTTNVGMHPNIEDCIIDNENFYKKCEAGIDLIYTPFETEFIKNMKKNNKDCINGLDMLILQGVASFEIWNGVKIDKDIIDKVKLLLVEELRERMQ; translated from the coding sequence ATGATAAGTGCAAACACAAAGGTATATGGTATTGTAGGAAATCCTATATCTCACAGTCTTTCCCCACTATTACAAAATGCTCTAGCAAAGGAAATGAACATAGACATGAAGTATGTAGCATTTCATGTAAATGAAAATATTAAAGAGGCAATAAAAGGAGCATTTTTCCTAGGTATACAGGGCTTTAATGTGACTATCCCTTTTAAAAAGGATATGTTGGAGATCGTGAGTGAGATTGATGACAGAGCCAAAAACATTGGTGCAATAAATACACTAATAAGAGTTGCAAATGGGTATAAGGGTTATAATACCGATATTCTGGGACTTGGAATGAGCCTTGAAAATAATAGATTTAATATAAAAGATAAGAATATAATTCTTTTAGGAGCAGGAGGTGCTGCAAAAGCAGCTCTATATCTTGCAATAGAAAAGAGTGCCAAGTCTATCACTATTATCAATAGAAATAAGAAAAAAGCAGATGAATTGAGAGCAGAAGTTGACTTTAGTGATATATCTACCATTTCTTTGGAGGAGCTAAAGGCTGATATAAATTTGTTGGAGTATGATAATTATTTTGTATTTCAAACTACAAATGTCGGAATGCATCCAAATATAGAGGATTGTATAATAGATAATGAGAATTTCTATAAAAAATGTGAAGCAGGTATTGATCTTATATATACTCCTTTTGAAACAGAGTTTATAAAGAATATGAAGAAAAATAATAAAGACTGTATCAATGGATTGGATATGCTTATATTACAGGGGGTAGCAAGTTTTGAAATATGGAATGGAGTAAAGATTGATAAAGATATAATTGATAAAGTGAAATTGTTATTGGTAGAAGAGCTAAGAGAGAGAATGCAATGA
- the aroQ gene encoding type II 3-dehydroquinate dehydratase — translation MKILVINGVNMNFLGIRNKEVYGNKGYNYLLEMIENKAKELGVEVECFQSNHEGYIVDKLQEAYFEKPVGIVINPAAFTHTSVAIRDALESLECIKVEVHISNISDREEFRHKSLTQPVCTGQIAGLGLHGYTLAMEYIIEQTKS, via the coding sequence ATGAAAATTTTAGTAATAAATGGTGTGAATATGAATTTCCTTGGAATAAGAAATAAGGAAGTCTATGGAAACAAGGGCTATAATTATCTTTTGGAAATGATTGAGAATAAAGCAAAAGAGCTTGGAGTAGAGGTGGAATGCTTTCAAAGTAATCATGAAGGATATATAGTTGATAAGTTGCAGGAAGCATACTTTGAAAAGCCGGTTGGAATAGTGATAAATCCGGCAGCTTTTACTCATACAAGTGTGGCTATAAGAGATGCTCTGGAGAGCCTTGAATGTATAAAGGTAGAGGTGCATATATCAAATATTTCAGATAGAGAAGAGTTTAGACACAAATCACTTACACAGCCGGTATGCACAGGTCAAATTGCAGGACTTGGATTACATGGATATACTTTGGCAATGGAGTATATAATAGAACAAACAAAGTCTTGA
- the efp gene encoding elongation factor P, translating to MISAGDFKNGLTLEIEEGQVFQILEFQHVKPGKGAAFVRTKIKNVITGSVVERTFRPTEKFPQARIDRADMQYLYSDGDMFNFMNVETYDQIALNAEKVGDALKFVKENEMVKICSFNGNVFSVEPPLFVELEITDTEPGFAGNTAQGATKPATVETGAVVYVPLFVNLGDKIKIDTRSGEYLSRV from the coding sequence ATGATTTCAGCAGGTGATTTTAAAAATGGTTTGACATTAGAGATTGAGGAAGGTCAGGTTTTTCAGATTCTTGAGTTCCAGCATGTTAAGCCAGGAAAGGGAGCTGCATTCGTTCGTACAAAAATCAAGAATGTAATTACAGGTAGCGTTGTTGAAAGAACTTTCCGACCTACTGAGAAATTCCCACAGGCAAGAATAGATAGAGCAGATATGCAGTATTTATATTCAGACGGAGATATGTTCAACTTTATGAATGTTGAGACATATGATCAGATCGCACTCAATGCAGAAAAGGTTGGAGATGCATTGAAGTTTGTAAAAGAGAATGAGATGGTTAAGATATGTTCATTTAATGGCAATGTATTCTCTGTAGAGCCACCTTTATTTGTAGAGTTGGAAATTACAGATACAGAGCCGGGATTTGCAGGAAATACAGCACAGGGTGCTACAAAGCCGGCAACAGTGGAAACAGGGGCAGTTGTATATGTTCCACTATTTGTAAATCTTGGTGATAAGATCAAGATTGATACAAGATCAGGCGAGTATTTATCTAGAGTTTAA
- the argS gene encoding arginine--tRNA ligase, translated as MKTIIELISDELKSAFVKLSYDEKYGKANLSNRPDLCEYQCNGAMAAAKEYKKKPIDIANEVVDLLKASESFEKIEAIMPGFININISNAFIEKYIIDMSNSQKYGIELDNPTKKIIIDYGGANVAKPLHIGHLRSAIIGESLKRMGRFFGNEVISDVHLGDWGLQMGLIIEELRERKPDLAYFKKDYDGEFPNEAPFSLNDLEEIYPAASQKSKTDETFKQRAQEATLELQRGYRPYREIWKHIIDVSVEDLKKNYSKLLVDFDLWKGESDADPYIPDLIKDLEERKIARVSEGALVVDIAMEGDKKELPPCIIRKSDGAALYATSDLGTLVEREKLYSPDEYIYIADKRQELHYTQFFRVARIADIVPASHELKYIGFGTINGKDGKPLKTRDGGVVRLETVIKDIEDAVFSKIKESRDVSDEEARSTAKIVGIAAIKYADLSNQAAKDYIFDIDRFTSFEGNTGPYILYTIVRIKSILEKYYESSSQKLDFDDLTVPKEDIHKKLYMELSQYNEVMKSAWSELAPHKICQFIYSVSNTFNSFYHEIKILSESDETKRRGYLATILLTKNILESAISLLGIEAPDKM; from the coding sequence ATGAAAACAATTATAGAATTGATTTCTGATGAATTAAAATCCGCTTTTGTAAAATTGTCATATGATGAAAAATATGGCAAAGCCAATTTGTCTAATAGACCGGATTTATGTGAATATCAATGCAATGGAGCAATGGCAGCAGCAAAGGAATATAAGAAAAAACCTATCGATATTGCAAATGAAGTTGTAGATCTTCTAAAGGCGAGTGAGAGCTTTGAAAAAATAGAAGCTATTATGCCGGGATTTATAAATATAAATATAAGCAATGCTTTTATTGAAAAATATATCATAGATATGTCAAATTCACAGAAGTATGGTATAGAGCTTGATAATCCGACTAAGAAAATAATAATTGATTATGGTGGTGCAAATGTTGCAAAGCCGCTTCATATAGGACATTTGCGTTCAGCAATCATAGGTGAGAGTCTAAAAAGAATGGGAAGATTCTTTGGAAATGAAGTAATATCGGATGTACATCTGGGAGACTGGGGCTTACAGATGGGACTTATAATAGAAGAACTTAGAGAGAGAAAGCCTGATCTGGCATATTTTAAGAAAGACTATGACGGAGAGTTTCCAAATGAGGCTCCATTTAGCTTAAATGATCTTGAAGAAATATATCCTGCGGCTTCTCAAAAATCAAAGACAGATGAAACTTTCAAACAGAGAGCACAGGAAGCTACTTTGGAACTTCAAAGAGGATATAGACCATATAGAGAGATATGGAAACATATAATAGATGTATCTGTAGAGGATCTAAAGAAGAACTACTCTAAATTACTTGTAGACTTTGACCTCTGGAAGGGAGAATCTGATGCAGATCCTTATATACCGGATTTAATAAAGGATCTGGAGGAGAGGAAAATTGCGAGAGTATCAGAGGGTGCATTGGTGGTAGATATAGCTATGGAGGGTGATAAAAAGGAATTACCTCCATGCATTATAAGAAAATCAGATGGTGCTGCACTCTATGCAACCTCAGATCTTGGTACTTTGGTAGAAAGAGAGAAACTATATTCACCTGATGAATATATTTATATTGCAGATAAGAGACAGGAACTTCATTATACACAGTTCTTTAGAGTTGCTAGAATAGCAGATATTGTTCCGGCATCACATGAGCTTAAGTATATAGGTTTTGGCACAATAAATGGAAAAGATGGTAAGCCGCTAAAGACCAGAGATGGCGGAGTAGTTCGTCTTGAAACTGTAATAAAAGATATTGAGGATGCGGTATTTTCAAAGATAAAGGAATCTAGAGATGTATCTGATGAAGAAGCAAGAAGTACTGCAAAGATTGTAGGAATTGCCGCTATTAAATATGCAGATCTAAGCAATCAGGCAGCTAAGGACTATATATTTGATATAGATAGATTCACCTCATTTGAAGGAAATACAGGACCATATATTCTTTATACAATAGTAAGAATAAAGTCTATTTTGGAAAAGTATTATGAGAGCAGCTCACAAAAGCTTGACTTTGATGATTTGACAGTACCAAAAGAAGATATACATAAAAAACTTTATATGGAATTATCTCAATATAATGAAGTTATGAAATCTGCCTGGAGTGAGTTGGCACCACATAAAATATGTCAGTTCATTTATTCGGTTTCAAATACATTTAATTCATTCTATCATGAGATAAAAATTCTATCAGAAAGTGATGAAACAAAAAGAAGGGGTTACTTGGCAACCATACTTCTCACAAAAAATATATTGGAATCTGCGATAAGCTTACTTGGAATAGAAGCACCGGATAAAATGTAA
- the rsxC gene encoding electron transport complex subunit RsxC, with product MGLATFIGGVHPFEGKELSMEHPITVLQPKGVEMVFPLSQHIGAPAKPLVAVGDEVLVGQIIAEAGGFISANVVSSVSGKVKKIEPRRVANGSMVNSIIIDDDKEYRAIEGFGEKRDYTKLSKDEIRSIVKAAGIVGLGGAGFPTHVKLSPKNENEIDYIIVNGAECEPYLTSDYRLMLEEPEKIVGGLKVILQLFPNAKGIIGIENNKPKAIEKLKELVKNEPKIDVVELYTKYPQGGERSLIFACTGRKLNSSLLPADVGCIVDNTDTVISIYNAVVESKPLIRRIVTITGDAITNPQNFKIRTGANYQELIEAAGGFKKEPKKVLSGGPMMGQALFTLDIPVTKASSSITTFTDDEVENNPETPCIKCGRCVDVCPSYLVPVLMMDKALNDDTEGFEKLNGMECVECGSCAFVCPAKRPLTQGFKYMRQAVAAKRRAEAAKKEGK from the coding sequence ATGGGATTAGCTACATTTATTGGTGGTGTACATCCTTTTGAGGGCAAAGAGCTTTCAATGGAACACCCTATAACAGTGCTACAACCAAAGGGTGTTGAAATGGTATTTCCACTAAGCCAGCATATTGGAGCACCTGCAAAGCCTTTGGTAGCTGTTGGAGATGAAGTGCTAGTCGGACAAATCATTGCAGAGGCAGGTGGATTTATATCAGCCAATGTAGTAAGCTCAGTGTCCGGAAAAGTAAAAAAAATCGAACCACGAAGAGTTGCAAATGGTTCAATGGTGAATTCTATTATTATTGATGATGATAAGGAATATCGTGCCATAGAGGGGTTCGGAGAAAAAAGAGACTATACCAAGCTTTCAAAAGATGAGATTAGAAGTATTGTAAAAGCTGCAGGTATAGTAGGACTTGGTGGAGCCGGATTCCCTACACATGTAAAACTTTCGCCAAAGAATGAAAATGAGATTGACTACATTATTGTAAACGGTGCGGAGTGTGAGCCATACCTTACAAGCGACTATAGACTTATGTTGGAAGAGCCTGAGAAGATAGTCGGAGGGCTGAAGGTTATTTTACAGCTTTTCCCAAATGCTAAAGGTATCATTGGTATTGAGAACAATAAGCCAAAGGCAATAGAAAAATTAAAAGAACTTGTAAAAAATGAGCCAAAGATAGATGTTGTGGAATTGTATACCAAATATCCACAAGGTGGTGAGCGCTCACTCATTTTTGCATGTACAGGAAGAAAGTTAAACTCAAGTCTTTTGCCTGCAGATGTTGGTTGTATCGTTGACAACACAGATACCGTTATTTCTATTTATAATGCAGTAGTAGAGTCTAAACCTCTTATAAGAAGGATCGTAACCATTACAGGTGATGCAATCACCAATCCACAGAACTTTAAGATTAGAACCGGAGCTAATTACCAGGAACTTATTGAAGCTGCCGGTGGTTTTAAAAAGGAACCTAAGAAAGTACTTTCAGGTGGTCCTATGATGGGACAGGCATTGTTTACATTAGATATTCCTGTAACCAAGGCTTCATCTTCAATAACAACATTTACAGATGATGAAGTTGAGAATAATCCTGAAACACCATGTATCAAATGCGGAAGATGTGTTGATGTATGTCCAAGTTATCTCGTGCCGGTGCTTATGATGGATAAGGCATTGAATGATGATACAGAAGGATTTGAAAAACTTAACGGTATGGAATGCGTAGAATGTGGTTCTTGTGCCTTTGTATGTCCGGCAAAGAGACCGCTTACTCAAGGATTTAAATATATGCGACAGGCTGTAGCGGCAAAGAGAAGAGCTGAAGCAGCAAAGAAGGAGGGGAAATAA
- a CDS encoding RnfABCDGE type electron transport complex subunit D — MAGKFNVSSSPHVRDNSSTSNIMKDVCIAMIPTLAFGCFQFGLSALIVVIGTVLACVLAEYLYEKFMKKPITIGDFSAVVTGLILALNMPPEIPVWMPILGGVFAIIVVKQLYGGLGQNFMNPALAARCFLLISFAGSMTRFSSVAMKYDSSSTPTPLAFLKAKGITDALGQYDLMNMFLGRIPGTIGEVSTIALLIGAVYLVVRKVISLRIPLIYIATVAIFVFVFGDHNPTTVLYHIFGGGLIFGAFFMATDYVSSPVTKMGQVYFAIFIGILTGLFRLFGGNAEGVSYAIIIGNIVAPLLEKATLPKAFGREAKKA; from the coding sequence ATGGCAGGCAAATTTAATGTTTCATCATCTCCTCATGTAAGGGATAACTCATCCACATCGAATATAATGAAGGATGTTTGTATTGCAATGATTCCAACATTGGCTTTTGGATGTTTTCAATTTGGTCTATCTGCACTTATAGTTGTTATAGGTACAGTTCTTGCATGTGTACTTGCTGAATATTTATACGAAAAATTTATGAAAAAGCCTATAACTATAGGAGATTTTTCTGCAGTAGTTACAGGACTTATATTAGCCTTGAATATGCCACCGGAAATTCCGGTATGGATGCCTATACTTGGTGGAGTTTTTGCAATAATTGTTGTAAAGCAGCTTTATGGTGGTCTGGGACAAAACTTTATGAACCCGGCACTTGCTGCAAGATGTTTCTTGCTTATCTCATTTGCAGGAAGTATGACAAGATTTAGTTCGGTAGCAATGAAGTATGATTCATCATCAACACCTACACCACTTGCTTTTTTAAAGGCAAAGGGTATAACAGATGCACTTGGACAGTATGATCTTATGAATATGTTCCTTGGTAGAATACCGGGAACAATAGGTGAGGTTTCAACTATTGCGTTACTTATAGGTGCTGTTTATCTAGTTGTAAGAAAGGTTATATCACTTAGAATACCTCTCATATATATTGCAACAGTAGCTATATTTGTATTTGTATTTGGCGATCACAATCCTACGACTGTTTTATACCATATTTTTGGTGGTGGCCTTATTTTTGGTGCATTTTTTATGGCGACAGATTATGTTAGTAGTCCGGTAACAAAGATGGGACAAGTATATTTTGCAATATTTATAGGTATACTCACAGGTTTGTTTAGATTGTTTGGTGGTAATGCAGAGGGAGTTTCATATGCTATTATTATTGGTAATATAGTAGCTCCTCTATTAGAGAAGGCAACACTACCAAAGGCATTTGGAAGGGAGGCAAAGAAGGCATGA
- a CDS encoding RnfABCDGE type electron transport complex subunit G: MKKQSGFVKDAIILFAITLISGLVLGFVYDVTKAPIAAAAKAAKNEAYAVVFPEAKDFAENESETAKIAETAEEIAGKGFGHVSINEVVDAKDETGNDVGRVITSTSKDGYNGTVQISVGIKSDGTVVGITFLTLEETPGLGMRAGEESFYGQYANKNTKEFKLVKGAAGADDEIAAISGSTITSNAVTNAVNAALYFNSILE, encoded by the coding sequence ATGAAAAAACAATCAGGATTTGTAAAAGATGCGATTATTTTATTTGCTATAACCCTTATTTCAGGTCTTGTACTGGGCTTTGTATATGATGTAACTAAGGCACCTATAGCAGCTGCGGCAAAAGCGGCAAAGAATGAGGCGTATGCAGTAGTTTTCCCGGAAGCTAAGGATTTTGCAGAGAACGAGTCTGAAACTGCAAAAATAGCAGAGACTGCAGAAGAAATTGCAGGCAAAGGCTTTGGGCATGTAAGTATTAATGAGGTTGTAGATGCAAAGGATGAAACCGGAAATGATGTTGGAAGAGTTATAACATCTACATCTAAGGATGGATACAATGGTACTGTACAGATTTCAGTAGGTATCAAATCAGATGGTACAGTAGTAGGAATAACTTTCCTTACTCTTGAAGAGACACCGGGGCTTGGTATGAGAGCAGGAGAAGAAAGCTTCTATGGTCAATATGCAAACAAAAACACAAAAGAATTTAAGCTTGTAAAGGGTGCAGCAGGTGCTGATGATGAGATAGCTGCAATAAGCGGTTCTACTATCACAAGTAATGCTGTTACAAATGCTGTAAATGCAGCACTTTACTTTAATTCAATATTGGAATAA
- the rsxE gene encoding electron transport complex subunit RsxE: MNKNFERLYNGIIKENPTFVLMLGMCPTLAVTTSVVNAIGMGLSTTAVLMFSNLIISAMRNIIPDRVRIPAFIVIVASLVTVVQLLMEGYTPALYKSLGIYIPLIVVNCIILGRAESYASKNSAILSFFDGIGMGLGFTIALSCIGFVRELLGSGTILKGVLPAASFPNGIVAIPEGFRISIFVLAPGAFFVLAFLSALQNYFKAPSATNTGKTSEIACGGNCAACFGESKVENHNAIDKDIAEKELEAKRKKEEAVAKAKAAKENAANAGEGK, from the coding sequence ATGAACAAGAATTTTGAGCGTTTATATAACGGTATAATCAAAGAAAATCCTACCTTTGTTCTGATGCTTGGTATGTGTCCTACACTTGCTGTTACAACATCTGTAGTGAATGCTATAGGTATGGGACTTTCTACAACAGCCGTTTTGATGTTTTCAAATTTAATTATTTCTGCAATGAGAAATATAATACCGGACAGAGTAAGAATTCCGGCATTTATAGTAATAGTTGCTTCACTGGTTACAGTGGTACAGCTTTTGATGGAGGGTTATACACCTGCACTTTATAAGTCGCTGGGTATCTATATTCCTTTGATAGTTGTTAACTGTATTATTCTTGGTAGAGCTGAGAGCTATGCATCAAAGAATTCAGCAATCCTTTCATTCTTTGATGGTATAGGAATGGGACTTGGATTTACTATTGCTCTATCATGTATAGGTTTTGTAAGAGAGCTTCTTGGTAGCGGTACTATCTTAAAAGGTGTATTGCCCGCAGCATCTTTCCCAAACGGTATAGTAGCTATCCCTGAGGGATTTAGAATATCTATTTTTGTACTTGCACCCGGTGCATTCTTTGTGCTTGCATTTCTGTCAGCATTACAGAATTATTTTAAGGCACCAAGTGCTACAAATACGGGTAAAACCTCTGAAATAGCATGTGGTGGCAACTGTGCGGCATGCTTTGGAGAAAGTAAAGTGGAAAATCATAATGCTATAGATAAGGATATAGCAGAAAAAGAACTTGAAGCAAAGAGAAAGAAAGAAGAGGCTGTTGCAAAGGCAAAGGCCGCAAAAGAGAATGCAGCTAATGCAGGGGAGGGTAAATAA
- the rsxA gene encoding electron transport complex subunit RsxA translates to MTQLILLLISAALVNNVVLSRFLGLCPFLGVSKKTETSVGMGAAVIFVITLSSMAASLIYTNILIPLKLEYLQTIVFILVIAALVQFVEMVLKKNMPSLYEALGVYLPLITTNCAVLGVALDNVAKEYNFAQSLVYGVGTASGFALAIVLLSGVREKIENNDIPHTVEGMPIVLITAGLMAIAFTGFSGLI, encoded by the coding sequence ATGACTCAACTGATTTTACTTTTAATTAGTGCAGCACTGGTAAACAATGTAGTGCTAAGTAGATTTTTGGGACTATGTCCTTTCCTCGGTGTATCAAAAAAGACTGAAACCTCTGTAGGTATGGGTGCAGCGGTTATATTCGTTATCACTCTGTCGAGTATGGCAGCCAGTCTTATTTATACAAATATTTTGATACCACTAAAGTTGGAATATTTACAGACAATAGTATTTATATTGGTTATAGCAGCTTTGGTACAGTTCGTTGAGATGGTTTTAAAGAAGAACATGCCATCACTCTATGAGGCACTTGGTGTATACCTTCCTCTTATTACAACTAACTGTGCAGTTCTTGGTGTAGCACTTGATAATGTTGCAAAAGAATATAACTTTGCACAGAGTTTGGTATATGGTGTTGGTACTGCCAGCGGTTTTGCTTTGGCAATAGTATTGCTTTCAGGTGTGAGAGAGAAGATCGAAAATAATGATATACCTCATACTGTAGAAGGTATGCCTATTGTTTTGATTACAGCAGGTCTTATGGCAATAGCATTTACAGGTTTCTCAGGACTTATTTAG
- a CDS encoding RnfABCDGE type electron transport complex subunit B — translation MSGVIIAAAVVGIVGILIGLLLGVASEKFKVEVDEKEIAVREALPGNNCGGCGYPGCDGLAKAIAAGEAPVNKCPVGGPPVAAIIGEIMGVSAGEAVKQVAFVKCKGTCDKAKQNFTYFGITDCNSAMNVPGQGGKACGYGCMGFGSCVKACEFDAIHIVDGIALVDSDKCVACGKCVEACPKKLIDLVPYETYTFVQCNSQDKGKAVKEVCEVGCIACTMCVKACESDAIHMNGNVALIDYSKCINCGKCAAKCPTKVIKVVDGKMAMTA, via the coding sequence ATGAGTGGAGTAATTATTGCAGCAGCAGTAGTTGGTATAGTCGGTATTCTTATTGGTCTCCTACTTGGAGTTGCCAGTGAGAAGTTTAAAGTAGAAGTAGATGAAAAAGAAATAGCAGTTAGAGAAGCGTTGCCCGGAAATAACTGTGGTGGTTGTGGATATCCCGGTTGTGACGGTCTAGCAAAGGCTATTGCAGCAGGAGAAGCTCCTGTAAATAAATGTCCTGTAGGTGGACCTCCGGTAGCAGCCATTATCGGAGAGATAATGGGAGTAAGTGCAGGAGAGGCTGTTAAGCAGGTTGCATTTGTTAAATGTAAGGGAACTTGTGATAAGGCAAAGCAGAACTTTACATATTTTGGAATTACAGATTGTAATTCTGCTATGAATGTTCCGGGTCAGGGCGGTAAAGCCTGCGGCTATGGTTGTATGGGATTTGGTTCATGTGTGAAGGCATGTGAGTTTGATGCTATTCATATAGTAGACGGTATAGCACTGGTAGATAGTGATAAATGTGTGGCTTGTGGTAAATGTGTGGAAGCTTGCCCTAAGAAACTTATTGATCTGGTACCTTATGAGACTTATACTTTTGTACAATGTAATTCTCAGGATAAGGGTAAGGCTGTTAAAGAAGTATGTGAGGTAGGCTGCATTGCATGTACTATGTGTGTAAAGGCATGTGAGAGCGATGCAATACATATGAATGGGAATGTAGCACTTATTGACTATTCAAAATGTATAAATTGTGGAAAGTGTGCTGCAAAGTGTCCAACTAAGGTTATTAAAGTTGTTGATGGAAAGATGGCAATGACAGCATAA